In Haloterrigena turkmenica DSM 5511, a single genomic region encodes these proteins:
- a CDS encoding MFS transporter translates to MSLERDAPETEKADPLDAYRQFFALERDVLVLSAAMFAFSLGFQMTSRYMAEYMYALGASAFVVGLFGTVGNVISAVYPYPGGAISDRIGSRYALTAFGLCSTIGFGIWLAVPLFADVSVGATSLAVVAIFVGLFFSQAWKSFGLGATFAIVKQAVPPSQLAAGFASTETFRRTAFLVGPLLAAALFYPFGSSDADVRVAFQLILLVAVIFGVVGTIVQHVLYEAEEDSIGTEFEGLSQVAADLRAMPDELRPLLVGDTLVRFANGMVYVFFVIVVTRFLEVGLTLSLPAAGILELSPQSYFGVLLGIEMLVALLTMIPVAKAAERIGLKPVVALGFFVYAIFPILLINAPTESAGALTLAVLFAFSGLRFAGLPAHKALIVGPAEQGAGGRVTGTYYLLRNLIVIPSAALGGLLWGGFSNPLSGRELFAGSPTLAFSIATVVGLIGTAYFLLFGEEFEAYA, encoded by the coding sequence ATGAGTCTCGAGCGGGACGCTCCCGAGACCGAGAAGGCCGATCCGCTGGACGCCTACCGGCAGTTCTTCGCGCTCGAGCGCGACGTGCTGGTCCTCTCGGCGGCGATGTTCGCGTTCAGCCTCGGCTTCCAGATGACCAGCCGCTACATGGCCGAATACATGTACGCGCTGGGGGCGTCGGCGTTCGTCGTCGGCCTGTTCGGGACGGTCGGAAACGTCATCAGCGCCGTCTACCCCTATCCGGGCGGGGCGATCTCCGATCGCATCGGCTCGCGGTACGCGCTGACCGCCTTCGGCCTGTGTTCGACGATCGGCTTCGGAATCTGGCTGGCCGTCCCCCTGTTCGCCGACGTTTCCGTCGGCGCCACGTCGCTCGCGGTCGTCGCGATCTTCGTCGGCCTGTTCTTCTCCCAGGCCTGGAAGTCGTTCGGGCTGGGCGCGACGTTCGCCATCGTCAAGCAGGCGGTCCCGCCGTCCCAACTGGCCGCCGGCTTCGCGAGCACCGAGACGTTCCGTCGCACCGCCTTTCTGGTCGGTCCGCTGCTCGCCGCCGCGCTGTTCTACCCGTTCGGCTCGAGCGACGCCGACGTGCGGGTCGCCTTCCAGCTGATCTTGCTCGTCGCCGTCATCTTCGGCGTCGTCGGCACGATCGTCCAGCACGTCCTCTACGAGGCCGAGGAGGACAGCATCGGAACGGAGTTCGAGGGCCTTTCGCAGGTCGCCGCCGATCTGCGGGCGATGCCCGACGAACTCCGACCGCTGCTGGTCGGCGACACCCTCGTCCGCTTCGCCAACGGGATGGTCTACGTCTTCTTCGTCATCGTCGTCACCCGGTTTCTCGAGGTCGGGCTCACCCTCTCACTGCCCGCGGCAGGCATCCTCGAGCTCTCACCTCAGTCGTACTTCGGCGTCCTGCTCGGGATCGAGATGCTCGTGGCCCTGCTGACGATGATCCCGGTCGCGAAAGCCGCCGAGCGGATCGGGCTGAAGCCGGTCGTCGCGCTGGGCTTTTTCGTCTACGCGATCTTCCCGATCCTGCTGATCAACGCGCCGACGGAGAGCGCGGGCGCCCTCACCCTCGCCGTGCTCTTCGCCTTCTCCGGGCTGCGCTTCGCGGGCCTTCCCGCCCACAAGGCGCTGATCGTCGGTCCGGCCGAACAGGGTGCCGGCGGACGCGTCACGGGCACCTACTACCTCCTGCGGAACCTGATCGTCATCCCCAGCGCCGCGCTGGGCGGCCTGCTCTGGGGCGGGTTCTCGAACCCGCTCTCCGGCCGGGAACTGTTCGCCGGTTCGCCGACGCTCGCCTTCTCGATCGCGACCGTCGTCGGACTGATCGGCACCGCCTACTTCCTCCTGTTCGGCGAGGAGTTCGAGGCCTACGCCTGA
- a CDS encoding succinylglutamate desuccinylase/aspartoacylase family protein, whose amino-acid sequence MTTTLGTASAAPGEMDTGRLEVGETRDGSSFGLPVAVINGARAGKTLYLQAASDGDELNGVGVLQRVVPQLDPAEITGTILIVGIVNYHAFQVAEHRNPIDDTKMNRAYPGNEAGTSSERIAAATFEVATQADLILDLHQGSTSRMIDEVRVRCGKRHRLHDDCLKLAKVFGCGYILDQKGPDGQLARAAPDEGIPTVDPELGGAVGWDEESIRKGVEGVFNVLNYYGFLEGETTVETQTRANGFEQYGAPGGGLISFERDLGERVRRGDLLFELTTPFGERKAEVTADSDGILWRTRRLPQVASGEYVCSVATDIDDY is encoded by the coding sequence ATGACGACGACGCTCGGAACGGCGAGTGCGGCCCCCGGCGAGATGGACACGGGCCGTCTCGAGGTCGGCGAAACCCGGGACGGGAGCTCGTTCGGGTTACCGGTCGCCGTGATCAACGGCGCCCGTGCGGGAAAGACGCTCTATCTGCAGGCGGCGAGCGACGGCGACGAACTCAACGGCGTCGGCGTTCTCCAGCGCGTCGTCCCGCAGCTCGATCCCGCCGAAATCACCGGGACGATCCTGATCGTCGGGATCGTCAACTATCACGCGTTCCAGGTCGCCGAACACCGGAATCCGATCGACGACACGAAGATGAACCGCGCCTACCCCGGCAACGAGGCCGGCACCTCGAGCGAGCGGATCGCGGCCGCGACGTTCGAGGTCGCGACGCAGGCCGATCTGATCCTCGACCTCCATCAGGGCTCGACCAGCCGGATGATCGACGAGGTCCGGGTGCGCTGTGGGAAGCGCCACCGCCTTCATGACGACTGTCTCAAACTCGCGAAGGTCTTCGGTTGTGGCTACATCCTCGACCAGAAGGGGCCCGACGGCCAGCTGGCCCGCGCCGCGCCCGACGAGGGGATCCCGACCGTCGATCCCGAACTCGGCGGGGCCGTCGGCTGGGACGAGGAGAGCATCCGCAAGGGCGTCGAGGGCGTGTTCAACGTCCTGAACTACTACGGCTTTCTCGAGGGAGAGACGACAGTCGAGACCCAGACCCGGGCCAACGGGTTCGAACAGTACGGCGCGCCCGGCGGCGGCTTGATCTCCTTCGAGCGGGACCTGGGCGAACGCGTCCGCCGCGGCGATCTGCTGTTCGAACTGACGACGCCCTTCGGCGAACGGAAGGCCGAGGTGACCGCCGATAGCGACGGGATCCTCTGGCGGACTCGGCGGCTGCCCCAGGTCGCAAGCGGCGAGTACGTCTGCTCGGTCGCCACCGATATCGACGACTACTGA
- a CDS encoding pyridoxal-phosphate dependent enzyme, which produces MASDLICPNCETVYEAGPTEPWRCACGHALEFTERPHPQGDPLPLQRLDTTEGLWTFFEFLPIEKHVTFHEGFTPLVDAPDWDAQFKLEYVFPTGSFKDRGATTTLSRAVELGVERVIEDSSGNAGAAIATYAARAGLEADIYVPADVKQSKLMAIQRADARPVRVEGSRQDVTDACIDAVEGEARSASDEQSGDTPRQTGAGWYASHAWNPAFYAGTMTIAFEIAAQQGWTVPDAVVLPIGHGTLFLGAYRGFSLLNEAGIVDGMPRLLGAQATGYAPIVDELGGRRTEEDEDTDGADIADGIRIAEPARKDEILRAIEETGGDAIALGADPIETALDRLHRGGFYVEPTCAVAPAALEQYRDDDVLDADADVVVPLTGSGLKTL; this is translated from the coding sequence ATGGCGTCCGATCTCATCTGTCCGAACTGCGAGACCGTCTACGAGGCCGGCCCGACCGAACCGTGGCGCTGTGCCTGCGGCCACGCCCTCGAGTTCACCGAACGGCCGCACCCGCAGGGCGATCCCCTGCCGCTGCAGCGCCTCGATACGACCGAGGGCCTCTGGACGTTCTTCGAGTTCCTGCCCATCGAGAAGCACGTGACCTTCCACGAGGGGTTTACCCCTCTCGTTGACGCGCCCGACTGGGACGCCCAGTTCAAACTCGAGTACGTGTTCCCGACGGGCTCCTTTAAGGATCGAGGCGCGACGACGACGCTCTCGCGGGCGGTCGAACTCGGCGTCGAGCGGGTCATCGAGGACTCCTCGGGCAACGCCGGCGCCGCGATCGCGACCTACGCGGCCCGCGCCGGCCTCGAGGCGGACATCTACGTGCCGGCGGACGTCAAACAGTCGAAACTGATGGCCATCCAGCGGGCCGACGCCCGGCCGGTCAGAGTCGAGGGGAGCCGACAGGACGTCACGGACGCCTGCATCGACGCCGTCGAGGGCGAGGCACGAAGCGCCTCGGACGAACAGAGCGGGGACACCCCGCGACAAACAGGAGCGGGCTGGTACGCCAGCCACGCCTGGAACCCGGCGTTCTACGCGGGGACGATGACTATCGCCTTCGAGATCGCCGCCCAGCAGGGGTGGACCGTTCCCGACGCCGTGGTGCTTCCGATCGGTCACGGGACGCTGTTCCTGGGCGCCTACCGCGGCTTTTCCCTGCTCAACGAGGCCGGAATCGTCGACGGGATGCCCCGGTTGCTGGGCGCCCAAGCGACGGGCTACGCGCCGATCGTCGACGAACTCGGCGGACGGCGGACCGAGGAGGACGAAGATACCGACGGCGCCGACATCGCCGACGGAATCAGGATCGCCGAACCGGCCCGGAAGGACGAGATCCTCCGGGCCATCGAGGAGACCGGCGGCGACGCCATCGCCCTCGGCGCGGACCCGATCGAAACCGCGCTCGACCGCCTCCACCGCGGCGGCTTCTACGTCGAACCGACCTGCGCGGTCGCCCCCGCGGCGCTCGAGCAGTACCGCGACGACGATGTCCTCGACGCCGACGCCGACGTCGTCGTCCCGCTGACCGGCAGCGGACTGAAAACGCTTTGA
- a CDS encoding NUDIX hydrolase, which translates to MVSRPPTFCPDCGTRLEPATVDGRERERCPACGDVVWHNPVPCASVAIVDRSRADARVLCVERGVPPGVGEWTLPGGHIEIGEEPAAAAARELEEETGVSVDPGALEILSASAMAPRDGKHVMTVHYVTDRADADGEPLAGSDASAARFWSPSEFDASGETFRPVHEERFREAAAYFD; encoded by the coding sequence ATGGTCAGCCGACCGCCGACGTTCTGTCCCGACTGCGGTACCCGTCTCGAGCCGGCCACCGTCGACGGCCGCGAGCGCGAGCGCTGTCCGGCCTGCGGAGACGTGGTCTGGCACAATCCGGTCCCCTGTGCGAGCGTCGCGATCGTCGATCGCTCGCGGGCGGACGCGAGGGTGCTCTGCGTCGAACGCGGGGTCCCGCCGGGCGTCGGCGAGTGGACCCTCCCCGGCGGCCACATCGAGATCGGCGAGGAGCCCGCGGCGGCCGCCGCGCGCGAACTCGAGGAGGAGACCGGCGTCAGCGTCGACCCCGGCGCGCTCGAGATCCTGAGCGCGTCCGCGATGGCGCCTCGGGATGGCAAACACGTGATGACGGTCCACTACGTCACCGACCGGGCCGACGCCGACGGGGAGCCGCTCGCGGGCAGCGACGCGAGCGCGGCCCGGTTCTGGTCGCCGAGCGAGTTCGACGCCTCCGGCGAGACGTTTCGGCCGGTCCACGAGGAGCGGTTCCGGGAGGCCGCGGCGTACTTCGACTAG
- the argS gene encoding arginine--tRNA ligase, with translation MFLALRAEVEDALERALSELDFPTDDLGIEEPPEDVDSVLASSVAFRLAGEAGAPPPQVAGQLADELDADELTYVSEVQTQGPYLNFLPSDAYLAETLETATAETYGALEDRDTSVVVEHTSANPTGPVHVGRARNPIIGDAVANLLDYAGYDVDRHYYVNDAGRQMAVFTWSYETFDEAELESEPERDRKEYDLVRYYRKGNAFLENGPEDEVEEAEAEIESIMQGLEAGDDEAYERVSEVVDQVLGGMTECLERLPAEFDEFVKETRFMRNGDTDDLVARLKELDEAVYEEDAWQLELEDHGIDKNLVFLRSDGTSLYATRDLAHHEWKFDEYDRAVTVLGEDHKLQARQLRTTLELLGNDTDGLRQVLYSYVNLPEGKMSTRRGTGVDLDDLLDEAIDRAREEVEDRLDDRIRDDDLNEDDIERIAHQVGIGAVRYDIVSKQPTKAITFEWDQALDFEAQSAPYVQYVHARCCGILEEAGLDPETALAAQDVELEALEADLLETDAEHDLLETIARFPAVVDEAADDLEPHQIATYTREFADRFNAFYRECPVLSDDVDPDVREARLALVAASKHTVANALSILGVEAPRSM, from the coding sequence ATGTTCCTTGCCTTACGCGCGGAGGTCGAGGACGCCCTCGAGCGGGCGCTCTCCGAACTCGACTTCCCGACCGACGACCTCGGGATCGAAGAACCGCCGGAAGACGTCGACAGCGTCCTCGCCTCGAGCGTGGCCTTCCGACTCGCCGGCGAGGCCGGCGCGCCGCCGCCGCAGGTCGCGGGCCAGCTCGCCGACGAACTCGACGCCGACGAGCTGACCTACGTCTCTGAGGTACAGACACAGGGCCCCTATCTCAACTTCCTGCCGAGCGACGCCTACCTCGCCGAGACCCTCGAGACGGCGACCGCGGAAACCTACGGCGCTCTCGAGGACCGCGACACCTCGGTCGTCGTCGAGCATACGAGCGCGAACCCGACGGGTCCAGTCCACGTCGGCCGCGCCCGCAATCCGATCATCGGCGACGCCGTCGCGAACCTGCTCGACTACGCCGGCTACGACGTCGATCGCCACTACTACGTCAACGACGCCGGCCGGCAGATGGCCGTCTTCACGTGGTCCTACGAGACCTTCGACGAGGCGGAGTTAGAGAGCGAGCCGGAACGCGACCGGAAAGAGTACGACCTCGTGCGCTACTACCGGAAAGGCAACGCCTTCCTCGAGAACGGGCCCGAAGACGAAGTCGAGGAGGCCGAGGCCGAGATCGAGTCGATCATGCAGGGCCTCGAGGCGGGCGACGACGAGGCCTACGAGCGAGTCAGCGAAGTCGTCGATCAGGTGCTCGGTGGAATGACGGAGTGTCTCGAGCGACTCCCCGCGGAGTTCGACGAGTTCGTCAAGGAAACCCGGTTCATGCGCAACGGCGACACCGACGACCTCGTCGCTCGGCTGAAGGAACTCGACGAGGCCGTCTACGAGGAGGATGCCTGGCAGCTCGAGCTCGAAGACCACGGGATCGACAAGAATCTCGTCTTCCTGCGCTCGGACGGCACCTCGCTGTACGCCACGCGGGACCTGGCCCACCACGAGTGGAAGTTCGACGAGTACGACCGCGCGGTGACGGTGCTCGGCGAGGACCACAAGCTGCAGGCCAGACAGCTGCGGACGACCCTCGAGCTGCTCGGCAACGACACCGACGGGCTCCGACAGGTGCTCTACTCCTACGTCAACCTCCCCGAGGGGAAGATGTCGACGCGCCGCGGCACGGGCGTCGACTTAGACGACCTGCTCGACGAGGCGATCGACCGCGCCCGCGAGGAGGTCGAGGACCGCCTGGACGACCGCATCCGCGACGACGACCTGAACGAGGACGATATCGAGCGCATCGCCCACCAGGTCGGCATCGGCGCCGTCCGGTACGACATCGTCTCTAAACAGCCGACGAAGGCGATCACCTTCGAGTGGGACCAGGCGCTGGACTTCGAGGCCCAGTCAGCGCCGTACGTCCAGTACGTCCACGCGCGCTGCTGTGGGATCCTGGAAGAGGCCGGCCTCGACCCCGAAACCGCCCTCGCGGCCCAGGACGTCGAACTCGAGGCCCTCGAGGCCGACCTCCTCGAGACCGACGCCGAACACGACCTCCTCGAGACGATCGCGCGGTTCCCGGCGGTCGTCGACGAGGCAGCCGATGACTTAGAGCCCCACCAGATCGCGACCTACACGCGCGAGTTCGCCGACCGGTTCAACGCCTTCTACCGGGAGTGTCCGGTGCTCTCCGACGACGTCGACCCGGACGTCAGGGAGGCCCGACTCGCGCTCGTTGCCGCGTCGAAACACACGGTCGCCAACGCGCTGTCGATCCTCGGCGTCGAAGCGCCGCGCTCGATGTGA
- the minD gene encoding cell division ATPase MinD: MSHETVYAIASGKGGVGKTTTTVNLGTALAQAGERVAIVDADLGMANLAGFVSLTPDSTTLHDVLSGDASVDDATYRITDNIVAVPSGTSLDEYADTSPEGLREVVEDLRERFDYVFLDVGAGVSHETVLPLGLADAVVLVSTPEPAAVHDSKKTLELTERAGGEVSGLVVTRTRPDSDVSYEEIAARLETPLLATIPDDPAARESVYAGTPLVVYEPDGPAAGAYRQLAADLAGIEVADTAVDAESESAAADSADSSDDPTDEESTEREAAHDDVSSAITEAESDT; encoded by the coding sequence ATGTCTCACGAGACGGTCTATGCTATCGCGAGCGGGAAGGGCGGCGTCGGGAAGACGACGACGACGGTGAACCTCGGCACGGCGCTGGCCCAGGCCGGCGAGCGCGTCGCCATCGTCGACGCCGACCTCGGGATGGCGAACCTCGCCGGGTTCGTCAGCCTCACCCCCGATTCGACGACGCTGCACGATGTGCTGTCCGGCGACGCGTCGGTCGACGACGCCACCTACCGAATCACCGATAACATCGTCGCGGTCCCGAGCGGAACCAGCCTCGACGAGTACGCCGACACCTCCCCCGAGGGCCTGCGCGAGGTCGTCGAGGACCTCCGCGAGCGGTTCGACTACGTGTTTCTCGACGTCGGCGCCGGCGTCAGCCACGAAACCGTGCTCCCGCTCGGGCTGGCCGACGCCGTCGTCCTCGTCTCCACGCCCGAACCCGCGGCGGTCCACGACTCGAAGAAAACACTTGAGTTGACCGAACGCGCCGGCGGCGAGGTCTCGGGACTCGTCGTCACGCGAACCCGGCCCGACAGCGACGTCTCCTACGAGGAGATCGCCGCGCGCCTCGAGACGCCGCTGCTGGCGACGATCCCGGACGATCCCGCGGCCCGCGAGAGCGTCTACGCCGGGACGCCGCTGGTCGTCTACGAACCCGACGGCCCCGCCGCCGGCGCCTACCGCCAACTCGCGGCCGATCTGGCCGGCATCGAGGTCGCCGACACGGCGGTAGACGCCGAATCCGAGTCCGCCGCGGCCGACTCCGCCGACTCGTCCGACGATCCTACCGATGAGGAGTCCACCGAGCGGGAGGCCGCCCACGACGACGTCTCGAGTGCGATCACGGAAGCCGAATCCGACACCTGA